A DNA window from Schistocerca americana isolate TAMUIC-IGC-003095 chromosome 4, iqSchAmer2.1, whole genome shotgun sequence contains the following coding sequences:
- the LOC124612646 gene encoding delta-like protein B isoform X2, giving the protein MLKARTVLVYILLVFEFQFVFMCESNQTRQGCRIQEGTCLCGVGCYSEYRYSSREECRKALKGRGDDPCQVNPCENGGSCSQISFEPGYRCRCEGTGFYGNRCQNVFDLDEFPHSEIPHVRREIHQ; this is encoded by the exons ATGTTAAAAGCGAGGACTGTCTTAGTATACATACTTCTAGTGTTTG AATTTCAGTTTGTCTTTATGTGCGAAAGTAATCAGACTCGACAAGGCTGCCGCATTCAGGAGGGTACATGCTTGTGTGGGGTCGGATGTTACTCGGAATACAGATATTCTTCAAGGGAAGAATGTAGGAAGGCTCTGAAAG GACGTGGTGATGACCCCTGTCAGGTGAACCCATGCGAGAATGGAGGTTCGTGCAGTCAAATATCATTTGAGCCTGGGTATCGCTGTCGTTGCGAAGGGACAGGTTTCTATGGCAACCGCTGTCAAAATG tttttgatcTAGATGAGTTTCCTCATAGCGAAATTCCACATGTCAGAAGAGAAATTCATCAGTGA
- the LOC124612646 gene encoding adhesive plaque matrix protein 2-like isoform X1: MLKARTVLVYILLVFEFQFVFMCESNQTRQGCRIQEGTCLCGVGCYSEYRYSSREECRKALKGRGDDPCQVNPCENGGSCSQISFEPGYRCRCEGTGFYGNRCQNACPIPGTSTGRYSFPHECIVI, encoded by the exons ATGTTAAAAGCGAGGACTGTCTTAGTATACATACTTCTAGTGTTTG AATTTCAGTTTGTCTTTATGTGCGAAAGTAATCAGACTCGACAAGGCTGCCGCATTCAGGAGGGTACATGCTTGTGTGGGGTCGGATGTTACTCGGAATACAGATATTCTTCAAGGGAAGAATGTAGGAAGGCTCTGAAAG GACGTGGTGATGACCCCTGTCAGGTGAACCCATGCGAGAATGGAGGTTCGTGCAGTCAAATATCATTTGAGCCTGGGTATCGCTGTCGTTGCGAAGGGACAGGTTTCTATGGCAACCGCTGTCAAAATG CTTGTCCAATACCAGGAACGTCAACAGGCCGATACTCTTTCCCACATGAGTGTATTGTTATCTGA